In Camelina sativa cultivar DH55 chromosome 13, Cs, whole genome shotgun sequence, the genomic window ctttttccgcTTGAGACGGGTTAAGTGTCCGGCGTGGATCCACAAATCGTTTATCAAGTGCCAATATCTAATCATATATTGAAACAGTTTTTGAGTATCAGTTTTTCAATCCATGGAGGTATCCATATACGAGAAGGAAATATACAAACCTGATCCCCGATGGTACCAATGAGAAGCTGCTTTGATGTTATACCCTTCGCTGTGGATGTCACCGCAATGGTTTTCACGGACTGAGCAAAGAAGTATGACTGTGACTTTGTAAACACTTCTGGTCTAGAGTATGAAGTGATTGGTGCTGTTAGATTGTGCTTTCCCAGAATTAGTTTCCAGACATTTTTGTTCTCCtgcaaataaaattaataacgTTTCACACAGTGCGAACACTCGATCAACTGAAAAATTGTTTTGAGTGTGAACTATGAAGTCATACCGCCCTAGACTGATCATAGATCTCAACGACCGTAACCTCGTACTTGTGAGCTCGAAGATTGAAATAGTGGTAAACAACCCAATTCTCACTGAACACCTGAAAACAATTTGAAAGATAAGAAAGTTGCATTGAATCTTCGACAAAAAGAAATGAGATGAAATTGCATGAGGACTTACTGCATGAACCGGCCCTTGACAGCCTTGATGTGACAGACGGTGCAATATCCGCCCTGTGATGGTGTCAATAAGGTATACTACAAGTGATGACTCCTCCGGTGTAACTGAGCCAATCTCACCAGCACCTTTTGGTGAAACGGTGGCCACAAATAGTAAGTTTCTTGATACGTATTTATACAACAGGTCTTGATCTGTGTTGACTTTGGCTTGTGTATGAACAACCTGGAATGAAAANAACCAAACCAGGGGGGACTGTCTAGtcataacaaaaataaggaTAATGGGTTTTGAATGAACCTGAGGAATGATGGGTAATGAATCCGTGAGAGGgatgattccttcttctttttccgcTTGAGACGGGTTAAGTGTCCGGCGTGGATCCACAAATCGTTTATCAAGTGCCAATATCTAATCATATATTGAAACAGTTTTTGAGTATCAGTTTTTCAATCCATGGAGGTATCCATATACGAGAAGGAAATATACAAACCTGATCCCCGATGGTACCAATGAGAAGCTGCTTTGATGTTATACCCTTCGCTGTGGATGTCACCGCAATGGTTTTCACGGACTGAGCAAAGAAGTATGACTGTGACTTTGTAAACACTTCTGGTCTAGAGTATGAAGTGATTGGTGCTGTTAGATTGTGCTTTCCCAGAATTAGTTTCCAGACATTTTTGTTCTCCtgcaaataaaattaataacgTTTCACACAGTGCGAACACTCGATCAACTGAAAAATTGTTTTGAGTGTGAACTATGAAGTCATACCGCCCTAGACTGATCATAGATCTCAACGACCGTAACCTCGTACTTGTGAGCTCGAAGATTGAAATAGTGGTAAACAACCCAATTCTCACTGAACACCTGAAAACAATTTGAAAGATAAGAAAGTTGCATTGAATCTTCGACAAAAAGAAATGAGATGAAATTGCATGAGGACTTACTGCATGAACCGGCCCTTGACAGCCTTGATGTGACAGACGGTGCAATATCCGCCCTGTGATGGTGTCAATAAGGTATACTACAAGTGATGACTCCTCCGGTGTAACTGAGCCAATCTCACCAGCACCTTTTGGTGAAACGGTGGCCACAAACAGTAAGTTTTTAGATACGTATTTATACAACAGGTCTTGATCTGTGTTGACTTTGGCTTGTGTATGAACAACCTGGAATGAAAAATCGTATGCAAgtcagattaaaaaataaataaccagTTACTGAGCTTCCATTCTAGAAACACCAACTCTCAAGATGAAACACAGCAATCTtgtgtatatgttttgtattaGAGAAGCGTTGATTTAGAAACCATAATTTATACCTCATTAGGTTTTCGTGTTAGTGTCGAAATAATTTTCTCTGATTCCGAAGGAAACACAACAGTCCAAAGTTCTCTGGTTGTAAAGCAGTACTCATCTGCAGTCTCACCAGAGCAACTGCTCTTCATTACGTGTCCTCTGATAATACCATCATCTGCCCCAACAGTgtaccaatatatattttgaaactcGCGTTGGAAGATGCTGAGAGCCTCTGAAGTTTTCGGATACAAGTGGACGTGGCCAACAGTATCAGCTATTAGATGTAAACGTTGTTCCGTCGAGTCAGTGAATGGAAGAGGCAAAACTTGCACAACAGAGTGACCAATATCTGAAGAGGTAATCTTCTTTCCCGTGTATACATCTACAAATGAAAGTACACCAGGCGCACTTGAATCTGATCCGCACCTGCCAACTACAAGCACAGAAGGATTTTTGTCCATGGCGTGATGATGAGGGACCTGCCATTGGTACAAGCTAATGCCGTTTGGACGTTCACATGCTTGTGATTTTAGCAGCATGGACCAGACAATCCTCCCGTCTCCAGTGTGCAGAGCAAAAAGTTTTCCAGCTCGAGTAAGTGCTAAGATTAGTTTCCGGAAGCCATTATGGTCGCGGGTCAGTTTGTTCTTTCCAGAACTCTTCACCCTCAATTCTTGAATTGCTACCACGTCCTCTGGGCTTGCTAACAACAAGGATCCCTTAAGCTTTAGCACATGCCCCTACCAAAGATTAAGAGAGAGTTAAACTGATTAGGGTGAGAAAAACTACTAAAACACACCAAATACACAACGAAACAATACAACTGTGGGGGAATTAAGAAAACGCAAGCAAGACATTTAAGACCGTTCATACCTTAAGCCACTCAAAGAGAGTGTGCTCCACTTTTGCCACTGATACACCATCCTTTTCTACAGGGAGTTCTGCTGTTGTAACGTCAGTCACTGAAGCCAGGCCTTCTTCTCTACTCCAAACAATCGCCCCTTGTTGCAGTAACAAGAGTGAGTGATCTTCCATCACAATAAGAGCCCTGAATCCATTACTCCTGTCTGTCCTGATATAGTTGTTCATGAAAACTTTATGGACACGCCCCCTATGTTGGTCCATTTGAATGGTCTCTCTGAGCAATACATTATCCAATTCATTGACAAGTTTCACCATGAGGTGAATCTTGCTCCCTTCATGATGAACTGAAGCAAAGGCTTCTTGATCGTCTGCAACTGGAAGTGAATCACTCATGGCTGTTTCATCAGATAATGAGTCTACCACCTCCAACTTTCCTTCGCCACCAACCTTCACAAATATAGTGCGTTTGTTGACTTTTACAGCAAGCATATTGCTAAGAAGAGGTGATAAAATCTCAGCGTTTCCTGAATTCTCAACAAGATCTGAGACAGGGGTCTTCTGGAAGCTAATATCTCCATCTATGAAGCCAATAGTAACCAAAATTGACTTCTTCGAatcaagaacaacaactttaTCGCTTGAAACTGATGAAATTTCGCCAGAGAATCCACCAGGGAAAACCATACTTTTTTGTGCCACTACCTCTCCAATTTTGGAATCAATCTGATAAACAACAGCCTCAGATAAATTAACGAATCCCAGCACATAAATTACAGTACTTCCAAGAGGTTGAAGAACCCGCTGAACTTCAAACCTGCAGGAGGCACCATAAAACACATAGAAAATATTACTAAACaccaaaaaacattataatatgcAGACAATGTCTGCACTCAAAGCAACCTCATTTAAATATACAGTGACGGTTGTCATACCCTTCCGCTGTGAAATCCTTTTCCCACAGGACCTCACCATCTATAGCAGAAACAGCATGAAGGTACCCACCACCGAAAACAGTAATAGGGTAGTCCTTGTCAACCTTCAAATTTATCTGCAAGATATCTCTAGTTCATTAATAAGCAACCACGGAAATGATAACGCAACTAAGAATTCATCAGATAATATCATTCTTTGATGGCCTATAaatcaaagttgttgttttcttataaaaagaaaaggacagTAAAAGTTGTCCTCCTTTTTAAAGAAACTAGCAGAACTCCTACGCTTgtattaatattattacttaCCGGCACCGATAACAGTGACTTTGAATGATGTGCACTACTCAAGGCTGTTTCCCACACCATTTGGCCATCAGGAAGGTTCCAGGCTCTTAGAGTACTCCCTTCTGATGAAAGAGTAATAACATCTGAAACAAATTGAAGCCAAGAAAATAGAGTTCAAGATTCTAGTTTATTACTGTTGCAGGAGAAAGCAAATATTATGTTTGGTCCACCCAAGCATAGTTGATCCACATGTATGAAAGATAATTCTTACATTTTCCCAAGGCAATACCAACCCCATCGATAGCGTCCTTTGTCCCGAGAACATGCCTCCAAACTGTaacaaatcagaaaacaaagttagaaacaaggaaaaaaaaaagaacacagaGATATGAACATG contains:
- the LOC104735169 gene encoding ER membrane protein complex subunit 1-like, coding for MAIRVFLLLLLFLSSAIVSFSLYEDQAGLADWHQRYIGKVKHAVFHTQKTGRKRVIVSTEENVVASLDLRHGEIFWRHVLGTKDAIDGVGIALGKYVITLSSEGSTLRAWNLPDGQMVWETALSSAHHSKSLLSVPINLKVDKDYPITVFGGGYLHAVSAIDGEVLWEKDFTAEGFEVQRVLQPLGSTVIYVLGFVNLSEAVVYQIDSKIGEVVAQKSMVFPGGFSGEISSVSSDKVVVLDSKKSILVTIGFIDGDISFQKTPVSDLVENSGNAEILSPLLSNMLAVKVNKRTIFVKVGGEGKLEVVDSLSDETAMSDSLPVADDQEAFASVHHEGSKIHLMVKLVNELDNVLLRETIQMDQHRGRVHKVFMNNYIRTDRSNGFRALIVMEDHSLLLLQQGAIVWSREEGLASVTDVTTAELPVEKDGVSVAKVEHTLFEWLKGHVLKLKGSLLLASPEDVVAIQELRVKSSGKNKLTRDHNGFRKLILALTRAGKLFALHTGDGRIVWSMLLKSQACERPNGISLYQWQVPHHHAMDKNPSVLVVGRCGSDSSAPGVLSFVDVYTGKKITSSDIGHSVVQVLPLPFTDSTEQRLHLIADTVGHVHLYPKTSEALSIFQREFQNIYWYTVGADDGIIRGHVMKSSCSGETADEYCFTTRELWTVVFPSESEKIISTLTRKPNEVVHTQAKVNTDQDLLYKYVSRNLLFVATVSPKGAGEIGSVTPEESSLVVYLIDTITGRILHRLSHQGCQGPVHAVFSENWVVYHYFNLRAHKYEVTVVEIYDQSRAENKNVWKLILGKHNLTAPITSYSRPEVFTKSQSYFFAQSVKTIAVTSTAKGITSKQLLIGTIGDQILALDKRFVDPRRTLNPSQAEKEEGIIPLTDSLPIIPQSYVTHSHRVEGLKGIVTAPSKLESTTHVFAYGVDLFYTRLAPSKTYDSLTDDFSYALLLITIVALVAAIYITWALSEKKELSEKWR